The DNA sequence ATGATGACAAGGCCTATGGGCATGCCACCGGCCGCCGGCGGTGGCGACAAGAAGGCTGGTGGCGGCCACGGCAACGGCGGAGGCAATGGCGCCGGCGGCAAGaagggtggcggtggcggcgcgcaGCAGCCGCCGAAGAACGGCCTGGGCGGAGAGAACCAGCCCAGGCAGGGCAAGAAGGGCGGCGGCCCCGCCGACGCTGGTCTCGGCGGGCCCATGATGGCCGGCGGCGCTCCGCCGATGATGATGAGGCCGCCCGGCCACATGATGGGCGCGGGTGACGGCGCCAGGTTCCCCGCCATGGTCCAGATGGGCGGTGGCGGACCCCTGGTCAGCATGCCTATGGGCCACCCCCATATGGTTGGCGCCGGTGCGCACGGCAAGCCGGCTGGTGGCATGCCGATGGGCCTTCCCCACATGGGTGTCCCCGGCATACAgccgagcggcggcggcggcggcgcgcatgGCAAGCCGGCTGGCGGCCTGCCAATGGGCGGCCACCCCTACTACATGGGTGGCGTGGGCATGCCAATGGGCAACCACCACCACACCCACCATGGCCACGGCGGCCAGGGgtatccgccgccgccgccgagctacGGGTACGGGTACGGGCGCCCGGCGATGCCGTCGTACCCGCCGATGCCGCAGTACCCACCGCCAGCGCCGTACTACTACGCGATCCCTCCGCAGCGTCACCCGCACGACAACATGTTCAGCGACGAGAACCCCAACGCGTGCTCGGTGATGTGAGCTGTGGAGGTCGGTCGCCGGGGTAGGAGAGGAGAGTTCAGGTCTCGTCGGAGGAGATCGCCGTGGCTGGATGGGAGAGTggatgcattgcattgcatataGGATAAACCTATATTATTATAGGTTGCTTCTTATAGGAGATTAGAAAATCGGTAAAAGAGTGGATGCATTGCAATATTATTGCATAGGATAAACCTATATGTTTCTAGTACTCTGATGCTTTTGCACATTTATATCACTGAAATTCCTGATTTTAAAACCAGATTGTGGTTCATGTTATGTTGCACACGATTTCTTGGCCTGTCTACTCTCTCGTATTCGTATCTAATAACTCCTATGGATTCAGAAGGATCTAAGTTTTGGTTAGAAACGGGTAAGATAAGCCATCTCAATGGTACTCTCTTAGAAAAGCGCTATGTAGGAATTGTTCCTTACCTACGCCCGCCATCACCATAAGGCCTTTGATCATCACGAATTATAAAGCCCCAATCGTCCGAGCTAGTTACATTGTCATATGCACCATCAGTTCTTAAGTACTCCTTGTTGTGGTTTGGCCCATTTCATTCATTGACGGGAATCCGACAACAGGGTTTGGGTGCCCTTTGTCTGAATTCTTTCCACCAAAATGTTGTAgtcacatatgctgcttctagaGCCGGTCTTCTTCATTCttacctcttctctaaacttgTTTCACCAGAGCCACAAAAGCAGTATGACAGTAATCTGTGTTTTAGGCTCTAACTTTAGAATGAAGCATACCATTTCTTTTGGTGAGGTAGATTCAACTAGTTGACATCACATCACCTCCAAATTTAACTCCCTCCAAACTATCCTCACCTCCTTGCATTTTGGAAACAAATAATCACCGTCCGCATCTAATCTCTCGCATAGGCAGCAGCTTGTCTCAGTTTTCATGCCCCCGTTGCTGTAAGCTCCTCAGCACAAGCCTATTGTAGCCGAGTCGCcgcagaaagtgtctgatcttCTGTGGACAATCAAACTTCCATAGTTTCTGCCACAGGTCATCCTTGCCTCCACTTCCTTTGCTCCTGGTCTAGCTTTCTGCATTCTCCTTTCTTCACTAGCCCAATGCACTTTATAGTCCGATTTGACTGAGAAATGACCTTTGATGTCGTAATGCCAACCTGCTACATCATCCATCTCTGCACTGGAAGTGAACTGATTACTTGGATGTCCTCACTAGTACAGATGAGACTTTCCATCCGAGCCTTCAGTCGCGACTTTTGGACCTAGGGCTAAAGAAAGTATTTGTCCCGGTTAGgcataccaaccgggactaacagCTAGACACATAGCTCTTGCGGGAGAGGTGTAGGagggaacttttagtcccgatttgTGGCtcaaaccgggactaaaggtccacttACAGTCCTGATTGGAGCCACCAGCCATGGCTAAAGCTTTAAAACCGATTGGTGGCTCCAACCGAGATTAGAAGTCAATCTATAGTCCGGGTTCGTATCACAAACCGAGACTACAGAGCCTGAcatatactctctctctctctctctctctctctctctctctctctctctctctctctcctttctCCTCCGTCCCGAGCCATTTCAAGCTCTTTGTTCTTGCTCGTCGCTGGTCGACATTTCAACACCTCCTTCGACTCCTCCATCCATTTTTGGTGCTAAAAGGTTAGCAGATTCATCCTCTCATATTTCACACTAGCATGGTTCATTTTGTGGTCCAGAAATAGAGAAATTTATGGTTTTTTAGATTGTGAATGATGGTGCATTTTTGTTTAATTTATATACCATTTGTGCTTGAAATCACTTGACAATTTGAATATCGAGGTGAAGGAAGCTTATAGTAGTTCATCAAAACTAGTATGCACCTTTTATTGCCTCATTTCATGGTCTTGAAATAGAGAAACCTGTGGTTTAATTTCTAGATTGGGAACAATGGTGAATATTTTGATTTATCATATATGCATGTGAGCTCAAAAATCACTTGATAGTTTGCATACGTAGATGAAGGAATTCTATAGTAGCTCATGAAAACTAATTAATATAGGAGCAGACTCTAAATTTTATAGTGGCTATCGAGTATTGTTATGAAGGAAACAAAGTCTAAATTCCCCTCTACTTATATACCTTCTCTCTCTCCATGCCACCATAGCTAACATAGGAGCAGCACTAATCGAATTTGCTGCTGCCACGGGGAGGGAAAAGGGGGAAATCAAGCAACAAGCAGTCAAGAACAGAAGAACAAGAATATTAGATTGAGAACCGTAAGGAAAGAAACTCATCAGAGGTCACCAGCCCGAGGTGGCGCTTGTGCGTGCTGCCTCATGCACCTCTCTGTGTGGCGTGACATGTTCAAGATGGCCGACGTCAAGCTACAGATGGAGCATGGCGTTCCACCCTCAAACACGACCGGTCCAAGGTGGTGAATCAGTCTATCGCTATGTACTTACGATGCATCATAGGTGACCATCCTTGAGTATGGCTAGACTGGCTTCCATTGGCTGAATATTGCTAGCTACAATACGTACTGTACCATTAGGGGCTACAGATGACACATTTGAGGTGGTATACGGGCGGCCACTGCTGGCCTTACTTCCTTATGTTGCAGGCATGGCACGCACAGAAGCTATCGACGACATCCTGTAGGATCTCCTAGAAGCAAaggaggcctagagggggggggggtgaataggcctgtttaaaaaaaataactcaACACTGTGTTAGaacagagggcggcactgccggcctactagggcggcactgccggcctgcaAATAAAAATCCCACGGTGTTAGGAAATCGCAGTAAATTAACTTAGGTAAAGAAGAGTCCaatcctgcaaaacaaagaaCAGATCCAGTACGAAGACTGGATACCACAGAAAAGTCTCATAAGACTAGATCGGGTTGCCAAACCCTAGAAGAGTAAAACTTTGAGAAATAAACTGCAAGGAGCACACAAGACTCAGAgatttatcccgtggttcaactcaccacaaaggcttgcctaggtccacgttgttgaggaagccacaaaggcttaggcttgccacaaaggcttgccctaccctcgttctcaagtcaagagagtAAACTCTTGAAGTGAGGGGTGATTTCTTAGCTGCAAAAACAAGTTTACAAACCTCCCAAGGCTGCCACACAGGATGGCAAGCTcatgggcgacgcctagccggctaggagcaagctccaagagtaacaaaccctagaatcgccgaccaaacgtgaaccaaatgCTCTTAGACTTTGGGGAATGATGGATCTACTCTCCAATCGAGTTTTGCTGCCTTTTCTCTCAAGGAATGATGGTTGAAATCAAAGATTGCTTGATGAAggaggagcaacaatggaggggagagagagagagagctctaTTCTGTCTGAGCACGAGGTAAGTCGTCTGAGGTTGGTGATAACCGTTGTGAGGAGCGTCCAGAGGTATATACCTCCCCTAGGTCCCAACGGTCAtaagagggcggcactgccgccctggccAGAGCAGGTTAAGAGGTAAACTGTTTTGCTAGCTGCTTTGGCTGAGAAAGAGGAAGTTGTTTTGATAAGATGAGCATCTGGTTGCACAATTGATCAACAATTCTAAAATTCCCCTTTATAGTGCGGCTTTTCctaaactcaaataaagattATAAAACTGAGTAACACGTCCTTGAGTTTGGATCAGCTCCAACATGCTTTCAGAACACCAGCAACCTGTTCATCACATCTATAGTTTGATCCCCTGCTCATTAACTCGATAAAACTTGTTAGTCTTCTAATTTTGTTGTCAttatcaccaaaacccacaatagggcttgattgcacttacaatctccccctttttggtgattgatgacaacctaatTAGGGCTTCCAACAATATAAACAAGAATTAAGATTTTCGAGCTAGGTAAA is a window from the Sorghum bicolor cultivar BTx623 chromosome 5, Sorghum_bicolor_NCBIv3, whole genome shotgun sequence genome containing:
- the LOC8069305 gene encoding heavy metal-associated isoprenylated plant protein 32, whose amino-acid sequence is MSRQDILKVQTLELKVPIHCEGCLKKVKKIVQKIDGVYQSSVDAALGKVTVTGLMDPETVITKIHKSGKPVRVWGEKPGVPLEVQLQNLKLGSDGNGKGQQQPKDDGGKGQQQLQQQPKDAGGKDHGQGKQPKGGAGGGGAAAGGAKEAKMVAPPPHPQPTPQRFEQMTTLLPIPMGAGKMPMPMPMPFPAAAPPAKAVAAKDPRTVKFDLPGGDEFGDDDSSGFGDEYDDVDFEDEDDDLDDDMFDDDDPAMMTRPMGMPPAAGGGDKKAGGGHGNGGGNGAGGKKGGGGGAQQPPKNGLGGENQPRQGKKGGGPADAGLGGPMMAGGAPPMMMRPPGHMMGAGDGARFPAMVQMGGGGPLVSMPMGHPHMVGAGAHGKPAGGMPMGLPHMGVPGIQPSGGGGGAHGKPAGGLPMGGHPYYMGGVGMPMGNHHHTHHGHGGQGYPPPPPSYGYGYGRPAMPSYPPMPQYPPPAPYYYAIPPQRHPHDNMFSDENPNACSVM